In the genome of Dioscorea cayenensis subsp. rotundata cultivar TDr96_F1 chromosome 1, TDr96_F1_v2_PseudoChromosome.rev07_lg8_w22 25.fasta, whole genome shotgun sequence, one region contains:
- the LOC120263329 gene encoding putative pentatricopeptide repeat-containing protein At3g13770, mitochondrial: MRNGAVIETKDVVVAGLSDLLDQALQWRCLTSTSILHSRLLRTSLFSHPHLLTKLFLSYSSTLPRTRIANLLISTICYSLNPPPYNALISSLSRHHFPSSALQTLSFTHRLGARLDSYTLCSSLLAASSPRATCVGEQLHAFSVKSGCMSSVFVGGALIGFYSKMSHLVCARKVFDEMPLRNTICVNTLLNGYIESQNWPEGLLLAHEMFGFGLYPDECTLSGILRISAETTDITIGIEAHAYFLRRIDNFVDDLCLQSSLVEMYGRCGLTSKARQVFDQCNKKRSDVVLWTSMINAYGRNGMFDAVIMCFNEMLDEGIEPDEIAFLAVLSACRHAGEVATGLNYLQSMRKNYGMVAKAEHYGCVIDMLCRAGEVEKAWEIANTTSGIGVSVWGALLSACKDSGNVGIGELAAKRAHELDPDNVGIFVELSNLYARVGMWVEIEEVRELMKQRGLKKDSGSSRLDR; encoded by the coding sequence ATGCGAAATGGAGCTGTGATCGAAACGAAAGACGTCGTCGTTGCCGGGCTCTCCGATCTCCTCGACCAAGCTCTCCAATGGCGATGCCTCACCTCCACCTCCATCCTCCACTCTCGCCTCCTCCGCACCTCCCTCTTCTCCCATCCCCACCTCCTCACCAAGCTCTTCCTCTCCTACTCCTCCACCCTCCCTCGCACCCGCATCGCCAACCTCCTCATTTCCACCATCTGTTACTCTCTCAATCCCCCTCCTTACAACGCCCTCATCTCCTCTCTATCTCGCCACCACTTCCCCTCCTCCGCCCTCCAAACCCTCTCCTTTACTCACCGCCTCGGCGCCCGCTTGGACTCTTACACTCTCTGCAGCTCTCTCCTCGCAGCGTCCTCCCCCAGAGCCACCTGCGTCGGTGAGCAACTCCATGCATTCTCAGTGAAGTCCGGTTGTATGTCCAGTGTTTTCGTTGGTGGTGCTTTGATTGGTTTCTACTCAAAAATGAGCCACCTTGTTTGTGCACggaaggtgtttgatgaaatgccactGAGAAACACTATCTGTGTTAATACTCTCTTGAATGGATACATAGAGAGCCAGAATTGGCCGGAAGGTTTATTGTTAGCTCATGAGATGTTTGGTTTTGGATTGTACCCTGATGAGTGCACACTCTCTGGTATTCTCCGAATCAGTGCTGAGACAACCGATATCACAATCGGTATCGAAGCTCATGCTTATTTTCTCCGTAGAATTGATAACTTTGTAGATGATTTGTGTCTTCAGAGCTCACTAGTTGAAATGTATGGCCGGTGCGGCCTCACGAGCAAAGCTCGGCAAGTGTTTGATCAGTGCAACAAGAAGAGATCAGATGTGGTTTTATGGACATCAATGATCAATGCCTATGGAAGGAATGGAATGTTTGATGCTGTGATCATGTGTTTCAATGAAATGTTGGATGAAGGGATTGAACCGGATGAAATCGCCTTCTTGGCGGTTCTCTCTGCGTGTAGACACGCTGGTGAAGTTGCGACCGGGCTTAATTACTTACAATCGATGAGGAAGAACTATGGGATGGTGGCGAAAGCCGAACATTATGGTTGTGTCATTGACATGTTATGTAGAGCTGGTGAAGTGGAGAAGGCATGGGAGATTGCTAATACTACTAGTGGCATTGGTGTTAGTGTTTGGGGAGCTTTGCTAAGTGCTTGCAAGGATTCGGGGAATGTCGGCATTGGTGAGCTTGCAGCAAAGAGAGCTCATGAATTGGATCCTGATAATGTGGGTATCTTTGTTGAATTGTCTAATTTGTATGCCAGAGTTGGAATGTGGGTTGAAATTGAAGAGGTTAGGGAGTTGATGAAACAGAGGGGATTGAAAAAAGATTCCGGTTCTAGCCGGTTAGATCGGTGA
- the LOC120259066 gene encoding LOW QUALITY PROTEIN: AT-hook motif nuclear-localized protein 24-like (The sequence of the model RefSeq protein was modified relative to this genomic sequence to represent the inferred CDS: inserted 2 bases in 1 codon): protein MDPVTASSTHGHHLPPPFHTRHFHSHLQQLHSQLQTPKTEDEQSSSLLNRGKKRELDDATTTNAVAGEDEPNQDLVPVPXSAGGDSEMTRRPRGRPAGSKNKPKPPIIITRDSPNALRSHVMEIAGGCDIGESVANFARRRQRGVCILSGSGTVTNVTLRQPASPGAVVTLHGRFEILSLSGSFLPPPAPPAATGLTIYLAGGQGQVVGGSVVGALIASGPVVIMAASFGNAAYERLPLDEEEALPTSGPLGSPGMVGQSPPSQSQQQQLLPDQSAAAPLFGLPPNLLNNVQLPTDAYGWATGAGKSSTLLKLK from the exons ATGGATCCAGTGACTGCTTCATCAACCCATGGCCATCACTTGCCACCTCCTTTCCACACCCGCCACTTCCACTCCCATCTTCAACAACTCCACTCTCAGCTCCAAACTCCCAAAACTGAAGACGAGCAATCCAgctcccttctcaaccgtggTAAAAAGAGAGAATTGGATGACGCAACCACCACCAACGCTGTTGCCGGAGAAGATGAGCCCAACCAAGATTTAGTCCCCGTACC TTCCGCCGGAGGAGATTCCGAGATGACACGAAGACCTCGTGGCCGCCCTGCCGGCTCTAAGAACAAACCAAAACCACCTATCATAATCACTCGCGACAGCCCCAACGCTCTCCGTTCTCACGTCATGGAGATAGCCGGCGGGTGTGATATTGGTGAGAGTGTGGCCAACTTTGCTAGACGCCGGCAACGTGGTGTATGTATTCTCAGTGGTAGTGGCACCGTCACCAACGTCACTCTCCGGCAACCAGCTTCACCCGGTGCCGTCGTCACTCTTCATGGCCGGTTTGAGATCTTGTCACTCTCTGGATCCTTCCTACCTCCTCCGGCTCCTCCAGCAGCTACAGGTCTAACAATTTACTTAGCCGGAGGACAAGGCCAAGTCGTCGGTGGTAGTGTTGTCGGAGCTTTGATTGCATCTGGACCTGTAGTTATAATGGCGGCTTCATTCGGCAACGCAGCATATGAAAGATTGCCACTTGATGAAGAAGAGGCATTGCCGACGTCCGGGCCATTGGGATCGCCAGGGATGGTCGGACAATCGCCGCCGTCTCAGTCACAACAACAGCAACTGCTTCCAGACCAGTCGGCAGCGGCGCCGCTGTTTGGTTTGCCGCCTAACCTTCTGAACAATGTTCAGTTGCCGACTGATGCTTATGGTTGGGCCACCGGCGCCGGTAAATCGTCCACCTTACTGAAATTAAAATGA
- the LOC120262428 gene encoding LOW QUALITY PROTEIN: brefeldin A-inhibited guanine nucleotide-exchange protein 2-like (The sequence of the model RefSeq protein was modified relative to this genomic sequence to represent the inferred CDS: inserted 3 bases in 2 codons): MHDTIKSLILSISILHQCVPNRKNPLENSPSLHSLSLQRAPDLNPFFDLELAAPHQWRLRRKPIPLLAQILLPSLDKIVKNASWRKGHAKLSHQCKALIDKLSAPPTSTAVSPVSSPTSSSSXSPGPVVGLSLAESESILNPLIAALSSASPKIAEPALDCVQRLISHSLLRGEADPGSSPDARLLSSLLXSSCSALSLGDDAIELLVVKSILSAVTSTSIRVHGDALLDAVRTCYDLYLGSRSPVNQTTAKASLIQMLVIVFRRMEADSSAAPVQPIVVADLMDPGTAPAPPDANMTQFVQSFISKIIGDIDGVLNPTTPAAKSGAHDGAFETTAVEHTNPADLLDSTDKDMLDAKYWEISMYKTALEGRKDELGADGMMEREDDSEVQIGNKLRRDAFLVFRALCKLSMKTPPKEAATDPTLMRGKILALELLKILLENAGAVFRTSERFLGAIKQYLCLSLLKNSASTHMIVFQLSCSIFMSLVSRFRPGLKAEIGVFFPMIVLRVLENVAQPNFQQKMIVLRFLEKLCVDSQILVDIFINYDCDVHSSNIFERMVNGLLKTAQGPTPGTVTTLVPPQDVTMKHEAMKCLVAILRSMGDWMNKQLRIPDPHSPGSPESAESTSDGGNDPPMASGDGEEATEGTSSHSDSASEVSDAASFEQRRAYKLELQEGISLFNRKPKKGIEFLINAKKVGDSPEEISSFLRSASGLNKTLIGDYLGEREELPLKVMHAYADSFDFQGMEFDEAIRTFLQGFRLPGEAQKIDRIMEKFAERFCKCNPKAFMSADTAYVLAYSVILLNTDAHNPMVKNKMSADDFIRNNRGIDDGKDLPEEYLRSLFERISRNEIKMKEDDLASQQTQPLNSNKMLGLDNILNVVVRKRGDKSMETSDDLIRHMQEQFKEKARKSESVYYAATDVVILKFMIEVCWAPMLAAFSVPLDQSEDETVISLCLEGFRCAIHVTAVMTMKTQRDAFVTSLAKFTSLHSAADMKQKNIDAIKTIVSIAEDDGNYLQEAWEHVLTCVSRFEHLHLLGEGAPPDATFFAIQQNELDKSRQAKSSILPVLKKKGPGRMQNVAPTARRGSYDSAGVGGHASGVVTSEQMSNLVSNLNLLEQVGIADMNRIFMRSENLNSEAIVDFVNALCKVSMEELRSASNPRVFSLTKIVEIAHFNMNRIRLVWSKIWHVLAEFFVTIGCSENLSIAIFAMDSLRQLAMKFLEREELANYNFQNEFMKPFVIVMRKSRAVEIRELIIRCVSQMVLARVNHVKSGWKSMFMVFTTASSDEHKNIVLLAFEIIEKIVRDYFPYITETETTTFTDCVNCLVAFTNSRFNKDISLSAIGFLRLCAVKLAEGDLGSSPKLKGNEGAEVEKDGKIDGQRPIDKDDHLHFWFPLLAGLSELTFDLRPEIRKTALQVLFDMLRNHGHLFSLALWEKVFDSVLFPIFDYVRHAIDPSGRNLQGQEIEDDSSEQDQDAWLYETCTLALQLVVDLFVKFYDTVNPLLKKVLMLLTSFIKRPHQSLAGIGIAAFVRLMGNAGNLFFEEKWLEVVLSLEEAAAATLPDFSLVSSDVYLENLARDSISESNEEPQKSTDDDDVEGRRTRILFAAINDAKCRAAVQLLLIQAVLEIYGMYRAQLSARNRVVLFKALHVVAAHAHKINSDSELRSKLQELGPMTQMQDPPLLRLENESYQICLTLLQNIIFDRPTNDGDIDIEAHLIALCSEVLQVYLKTAKPGQLLRISSAGQQKPQWLIPIGSSKRRELAARAPLIVSTIHAICDLEGSSFQNNLSHFFPLFAGLITCEHGSNEVQLALSDMLDSWVGPVLLKSCC; this comes from the exons ATGCATGATACCATTAAGTCTTTAATTTTGAGTATTAGCATTTTGCATCAATGT GTACCTAATCGCAAAAACCCCCTTGAAAATTCCCCATCGTTGCATTCTCTCTCACTGCAAAGAGCTCCAGATCTAAACCCCTTCTTCGACCTCGAGCTCGCTGCTCCGCATCAATGGCGGCTTCGCCGGAAGCCGATCCCTCTTCTCGCCCAGATCCTCCTCCCATCTCTCGATAAGATCGTCAAGAATGCCTCTTGGCGCAAAGGCCATGCCAAGCTCTCCCACCAGTGCAAAGCTTTGATCGACAAGCTCTCCGCCCCGCCCACCTCCACCGCCGTATCTCCGGTCTCCTCCCCGacatcctcctcctc ctccccAGGTCCCGTTGTTGGCCTTTCACTTGCTGAATCCGAGTCCATCCTTAACCCTCTGATCGCCGCCCTCTCATCCGCATCCCCCAAGATCGCCGAGCCGGCCCTGGACTGCGTCCAGCGCCTCATCTCCCATTCCCTCCTCCGCGGCGAGGCTGACCCCGGCTCCTCCCCTGATGCTCGTCTCCTCTCCTCCCTCC CCTCCTCTTGCTCCGCCCTCTCCCTCGGCGACGACGCTATCGAGCTCCTTGTTGTGAAAAGTATCCTTTCCGCCGTCACATCCACTTCCATTCGCGTTCATGGCGATGCTCTCCTTGACGCTGTCCGCACATGCTACGATCTCTACCTCGGCAGCCGCAGTCCCGTCAATCAGACCACCGCCAAGGCCTCGCTCATCCAGATGCTCGTCATTGTATTCCGCCGTATGGAGGCCGACTCCTCCGCCGCCCCTGTACAGCCCATTGTTGTCGCTGACCTCATGGACCCCGGCACTGCCCCTGCTCCGCCGGATGCCAACATGACCCAGTTCGTTCAGTCATTCATCTCGAAAATCATTGGCGACATCGATGGGGTTTTGAATCCCACGACGCCTGCGGCTAAGTCTGGGGCACATGACGGGGCCTTTGAGACGACGGCAGTGGAGCACACCAACCCTGCTGACCTGTTGGATTCCACAGATAAGGATATGTTGGATGCGAAGTATTGGGAGATTAGTATGTATAAGACTGCATTGGAGGGGAGGAAAGATGAGCTTGGAGCTGATGGGATGATGGAGAGGGAGGATGATTCGGAGGTTCAGATAGGAAATAAGCTTCGGCGGGATGCTTTCTTGGTGTTCCGGGCATTATGTAAGCTCTCCATGAAGACTCCGCCTAAAGAGGCGGCCACTGATCCGACATTGATGCGGGGGAAGATACTGGCATTGGAGCTGCTCAAGATCTTGCTGGAGAACGCCGGAGCTGTGTTCAGGACCAGTGAGCG GTTTCTTGGTGCCATTAAGCAGTATCTGTGCCTATCTTTGTTGAAAAATAGTGCTTCAACTCATATGATTGTTTTTCAgctttcttgttctattttcaTGAGCCTGGTTTCAAGATTTAGACCAGGATTGAAAGCAGAGATTGGGGTATTCTTCCCAATGATTGTTCTGAGAGTTTTGGAAAATGTCGCTCAACCAAATTTTCAGCAGAAGATGATTGTTCTTCGTTTTCTGGAAAAGCTTTGTGTTGACTCCCAGATATTGGTTGACATTTTTATCAATTATGATTGTGATGTCCACTCATCCAATATATTTGAGAG AATGGTCAATGGCTTGCTCAAGACAGCTCAAGGTCCAACACCTGGCACTGTCACAACATTAGTCCCACCTCAAGATGTAACTATGAAACATGAAGCTATGAAGTGCTTAGTGGCAATATTGAGATCCATGGGAGATTGGATGAATAAACAGTTGAGAATACCAGACCCCCATTCTCCTGGAAGTCCAGAATCAGCTGAGAGCACTTCTGACGGTGGAAATGATCCTCCGATGGCCAGTGGAGATGGGGAGGAGGCTACTGAAGGAACAAGTTCTCATTCGGATTCTGCAAGTGAAGTCTCAGATGCTGCTTCTTTTGAGCAGAGGCGCGCTTATAAGCTGGAACTTCAG GAAGGAATATCCCTTTTTAACCGGAAACCTAAGAAAGGAATAGAATTTCTTATAAATGCAAAGAAGGTGGGAGATTCACCTGAGGAGATATCTAGCTTCCTTAGAAGTGCATCAGGCTTGAACAAGACTCTGATTGGTGATTATTTAGGAGAAAGGGAAGAATTGCCACTAAAAGTCATGCATGCTTATGCGGATTCATTTGATTTTCAAGGTATGGAGTTTGATGAGGCTATCAGGACCTTCTTGCAAGGGTTTAGATTGCCTGGTGAGGCACAAAAGATTGATCGCATAATGGAAAAATTTGCTGAACGGTTTTGCAAATGTAATCCGAAAGCCTTCATGAGTGCAGACACTGCTTATGTCCTTGCTTATTCTGTGATATTGCTTAACACTGATGCGCATAATCCAATGGTTAAGAACAAG ATGTCTGCAGATGATTTCATAAGGAATAATCGTGGAATTGATGATGGAAAGGATTTGCCGGAAGAATATCTGAGATCCTTATTTGAAAGGATCTCAAggaatgaaattaaaatgaaagaagatGATCTGGCTTCCCAGCAAACTCAGCCACTGAATTCTAATAAAATGTTGGGATTGGATAATATTTTGAATGTTGTTGTCCGCAAGAGAGGGGATAAGTCTATGGAGACCAGTGATGATCTCATCAGGCACATGCAAGAGCAGTTTAAGGAAAAAGCTCGCAAATCAGA GTCTGTGTATTATGCTGCAACTGATGTGGTAATACTGAAATTCATGATTGAGGTATGCTGGGCACCTATGTTGGCCGCTTTCAGTGTTCCACTTGACCAGAGTGAGGACGAGACAGTGATATCTCTCTGTCTTGAAGGGTTTCGATGTGCAATTCATGTTACTGCAGTTATGACAATGAAGACCCAGAGAGATGCCTTTGTTACTTCTCTAGCGAAGTTCACGTCCCTCCACTCTGCTGCTGACATGAAGCAGAAGAATATCGATGCTATCAAG ACAATTGTTTCCATTGCAGAAGATGATGGTAATTATTTGCAAGAAGCCTGGGAACATGTTTTAACATGTGTGTCTCGGTTTGAGCATTTGCATCTTTTAGGAGAGGGTGCTCCTCCAGATGCTACATTTTTTGCAATACAACAAAATGAATTGGATAAATCTAGACAAGCCAAATCATCAATCCTTCCTGTATTGAAGAAGAAGGGTCCTGGGCGGATGCAGAACGTGGCTCCAACAGCAAGAAGGGGTTCCTATGATAGTGCTGGTGTCGGTGGCCATGCCTCTGGAGTAGTTACATCTGAGCAAATGAGCAACTtggtttcaaatttaaatttgttagaACAAGTTGGAATTGCTGATATGAACCGAATATTCATGCGTAGTGAAAATCTGAATAGTGAGGCAATAGTTGACTTTGTCAATGCGCTTTGCAAGGTTTCTATGGAAGAATTGAGATCTGCATCAAATCCACGAGTTTTTAGTCTCACGAAGATTGTTGAGATTGC GCACTTTAATATGAACCGAATCAGACTTGTCTGGTCTAAAATCTGGCATGTGTTAGCTGAGTTCTTTGTCACCATTGGCTGCTCAGAAAATCTCTCAATTGCTATTTTTGCAATGGATTCCTTGCGTCAGCTAGCAATGAAGTTCTTAGAGAGAGAAGAACTGGCCAACTATAATTTCCAAAATGAATTCATGAAACCCTTTGTCATTGTTATGCGCAAAAGCAGAGCTGTTGAAATCAGAGAGTTAATAATCAGATGTGTTTCTCAGATGGTGTTGGCTCGTGTTAATCATGTCAAGTCAGGGTGGAAAAGCATGTTCATG GTCTTCACAACTGCTTCTTCAGATGAGCACAAGAATATTGTGCTTTTGGCTTTTgagattattgagaagattGTGCGTGATTACTTCCCTTATATAACTGAAACTGAAACTACAACCTTCACAGATTGTGTTAATTGTTTGGTTGCATTTACCAATAGTCGGTTTAATAAAGATATCAGCCTAAGTGCCATTGGTTTCCTTCGGTTATGTGCTGTTAAACTTGCTGAAGGAGACCTTGGTTCCTCTCCAAAGTTAAAGGGCAATGAAGGTGCTGAAGTAGAGAAAGATGGAAAAATTGATGGCCAACGTCCCATTGACAAAGATGATCATCTACATTTCTGGTTCCCATTGCTAGCAG GATTGTCAGAACTTACATTTGATCTTAGGCCTGAAATAAGGAAAACTGCCTTGCAAGTGCTATTTGATATGCTACGCAACCATGGGCATCTCTTCTCACTGGCTCTGTGGGAGAAAGTCTTTGACTCTGTTCTTTTCCCAATATTTGATTATGTAAGACATGCTATTGATCCATCCGGACGAAATTTGCAAGGACAGGAGATTGAAGATGATTCCAGCGAGCAAGATCAAGATGCTTGGCTTTATGAAACATGCACTTTGGCCCTTCAGCTGGTAGTAGAtctttttgtgaaattttatgaTACTGTGAATCCGCTGTTGAAGAAAGTGTTGATGTTGTTGACAAGTTTTATAAAGCGCCCTCATCAGAGTCTTGCTGGCATTGGCATTGCCGCCTTTGTTCGCTTAATGGGCAATGCTGGAAACCTCTTCTTTGAGGAGAAGTGGCTTGAGGTGGTCTTGTCATTGGAAGAAGCTGCTGCAGCAACCCTCCCTGATTTCTCCCTAGTTTCTTCTGATGTTTACCTTGAGAATTTAGCCAGAGACAGCATATCAGAAAGTAATGAAGAACCCCAGAAGTCAACTGATGACGATGATGTGGAGGGCCGCAGAACTAGAATTCTGTTTGCTGCCATTAATGATGCCAAGTGTCGTGCTGCAGTCCAACTTCTGTTGATTCAG GCAGTACTGGAAATCTATGGAATGTATAGAGCTCAACTATCAGCAAGGAATAGAGTTGTACTCTTCAAAGCATTGCATGTGGTGGCAGCCCATGCTCACAAGATAAATAGTGACAGTGAACTGAGATCGAAACTACAAGAACTAGGTCCTATGACCCAAATGCAGGATCCTCCACTTCTACGCCTCGAGAACGAATCCTACCAAATATGTCTTACACTCCTGCAAAACATCATCTTTGACAGACCTACAAACGACGGGGACATCGATATAGAGGCACATCTTATTGCCCTGTGCAGTGAAGTTCTGCAAGTGTATTTAAAAACCGCAAAACCCGGGCAGCTACTCAGGATCTCATCTGCTGGTCAACAAAAACCACAATGGCTCATTCCAATCGGTTCATCAAAACGTCGAGAACTTGCAGCCCGGGCACCCCTCATCGTGTCAACAATTCACGCCATATGTGATCTGGAAGGTTCATCATTCCAGAATAACTTGTCACATTTCTTCCCTCTTTTCGCAGGGCTGATAACCTGCGAGCATGGTTCAAACGAAGTACAACTCGCACTGAGTGATATGCTCGACTCGTGGGTTGGCCCGGTTTTGCTCAAATCTTGTTGCTGA
- the LOC120263344 gene encoding LOW QUALITY PROTEIN: transcription initiation factor TFIID subunit 14b-like (The sequence of the model RefSeq protein was modified relative to this genomic sequence to represent the inferred CDS: deleted 1 base in 1 codon), with protein MPTQLEAQAAPKSQRSKVVRPPDDPDSKKNKRLKDVEVSFPIVYGTISFWLGKKASEYQSHKWTVYVRGATNEDLSVIIKRAVFQLHPSFNNPTRVVESAPFEVSESGWGEFEIAISLFFHNDVCDKQLDLYHQLKLYPEDDSGPQTTKKPVVVETYDEIVFSEPSEAFFVRVQNHPAAVVPRLPAGLNLPPPGPSEVMNEKKRGDIKDHPLSQWFMNFSEADELLKLAAARQQVQAHIAKLRRQLSMIDAPPQQSNAASGQ; from the exons ATGCCTACCCAGCTCGAAGCTCAAGCTGCCCCCAAATCCCAGCGCTCCAAGGTCGTTCGCCCT CCTGACGATCCTGACAGCAAGAAG AATAAAAGGCTTAAAGATGTGGAAGTTAGCTTTCCAATTGTTTATGGCACTATATCTTTTTGGCTTGGTAAAAAAGCAAGCGA GTATCAATCTCATAAATGGACTGTTTATGTCCGGGGGGCGACAAATGAGGATCTGAGTGTAATCATAAAGCGCGCTGTGTTTCAACTACATCCTAGTTTTAATAATCCAACTAGAGTAGTTGAATCAGCACCTTTTGAAGTGTCAGAGTCTGGCTGGGGAGAATTTGAGATTGCCATTAGCCTCTTTTTCCACAATGATGTTTGTGACAAGCAATTGGACCT ATACCACCAGCTAAAGCTCTATCCTGAGGATGATAGTGGACCTCAAACTACTAAAAAGCCTGTTGTTGTTGAAACATATGATGAAATAGTTTTTTCAGAGCCTTCAGAAGCCTTTTTTGTCCGCGTCCAAAACCATCCTGCTGCAGTTGTTCCAAGGCTGCCTGCTGGTTTAAACCTGCCACCCCCAG GACCTTCTGAAGTTATGAATGAGAAGAAGAGAGGCGACATCAAGGATCATCCACTGAGTCAGTGGTTCATGAATTTCTCAGAGGCTGATGAGCTACTAAAGCTTGCTGCGGCTCGTCAACAG GTGCAGGCTCATATTGCAAAGCTTAGGAGACAATTGAGCATGATCGATGCCCCGCCTCAGCAGTCAAATGCTgcatctggtcaatga